A region of the Denitrificimonas caeni genome:
GATAGATGTGTTGCCAAATACCGTCATCCACATAAAGGTAAAGCCGGTTGGCACTAGCAAAATACCGGTGATAAATTCACGGATAGTGCGGCCACGGGATACGCGGGCAATAAACATACCGACAAAGGGTGACCAAGAAATCCACCAGCCCCAGTACAGTAAGGTCCAGCCGCCCAGCCAGTCTGTTGGCTCGTAAGCAAACAGGTTGAAGGTTTTATTCACAATGTCAGATAAGTAGCCGCCGGTATTTTCCACAAAGCTTTTTAGCAGCAGTGCGGTAGGGCCGAGAATTAAAACTAGGGTTAATAAAACTACCGCTAACAACAGGTTTAATTCTGAGAGGCGCTTAACCCCTTTATCGAGTCCTGTCGCCACTGACAACGTTGCTAGGGCGGTGATCACCACAATTAAGATTACTTGTGTATTGGTACCAATGGGCAAATCAAACAAATAGTTAAAACCACTGTTGATCTGCAGTACGCCGTAACCCAGAGATGTGGCGATACCCAGAACGGTACTGATCACTGCGAAAATATCCACCGCATGGCCAATTGGGCCGTAGATGCGGTCACCAATTAACGGATACAGGGCCGAACGCAAGGTCAGCGGTAAGCCGTGACGGTAAGCAAAGAAAGCTAGAATCAAAGCAACCACGGCATACACTGCCCAAGCATGTAAACCCCAGTGGAAGAAGGTTAGCTTCATTGCTTCTTTAGCGGCTTCAACGGTATTAGGGTCGCCTACAGGTGGTGCCACAAAGTGCATGACCGGTTCGGCAACACCAAAGAACATCAAGCCAATACCCATACCAGCAGAAAACAGCATGGCAAACCATGAGGTGTTCTTATAGTCCGGCTTACTGTGATCAGGCCCGAGCTTGATATCTCCGTAACGGCTGGCAGCTAAAAACACTGTGGCCAAGAGAATTAAAGCCAGAGTCAGGATATAGAACCAGCTGACGTTTTCTAGGATCCAGCTTTGTACTTGCTCAAAAAACTCCTGTAGAGACTTTGGGAAAATACTTGCAGATATAACTAAGACAGCAATCAGAAGCGCCGATGTGTAAAACACCGGTGGGCTGATCGTTTTGCTATTTTCACTGGTTTTTTCCATGGGAGCTCCTTGGCGCCGAGTTGCAATGATCAAGTGCGGCCAGTAAGTATAGGGTTACCGGCACAAGACTGACAGGGCGGCGATAGTAAAACGCTTTATCGTATCTGTATATAAAAAACCCCCGATATTTATTACTAAATATTGGGGGTTGGGGTGTGACAAAACTTAGCGCAAGTTTAGTCTGTACGGGAAGTCAACAAAGCTGGGCGCTCTTTATTGCGTGTGCGTGACTCTAATTGCTCAAGCTGTTCTAGACTCGGTAAGCGCTCACCCTTGCGGATGATTAAGGGTTGCGGCGCTTCGCGGCTAACAGCTGGTTCATTGCTACCTAATGCTGCGCGCGAATCATTGCGGCGTGGATTATTACGCGGTTTTTTCGGTGCTCGGCGTTTATCAGTGGCAGCTGCAGGGTTATTGGCACGGGCTGGACGAGCACCGCGCGGTTGTGCACCCGCTGGAGTGTTGCTGTTAGGGCGACGGCCGCGACCTTTATTTTGATAAGGGCTAACGTAATCAACGCTATTACCAAAATTATCAATGGCGTCATCTAAAAAAACTTCAGGGTCGCGATTTGGCGGCAATTCTGGTGCGCCAACAATAGGTGCAGCAGCGCTACGTTGATTGCGAGTGTTACGCGGGTTACGTGTGCGGGGCGCTGGTTTGTCAGTGGCCGTCGCTGTGCTATCGGTGCGCTCAGGGTTACGCGCCGCAGGGCGTTTAGCTCTTGGCTTGTCTGGGTTTTTAGCCTTATCCGTAGTGCGTGGAGTGGCACTGCGGCCACCGCCGCGGGGTGGGCGAGGAGCGCGCGGCTCAGGTTTTTCAATGACGACGCTGCTTGGGTCAAAACCAAAGGTGTCACCGTCTTCGATTTTTTGCCGGGTCATGCGCTCAATGCCCTTAAGCAGACGCTCTTCATCTGGCGCCACTAATGACACTGCAAGACCTGAACGACCAGCACGCCCAGTGCGGCCAATGCGGTGCACATAATCTTCTTCTACGTTAGGCAGTTCGAAGTTAACCACGTGTGGTAATTGATCGATATCTAGACCGCGTGCAGCAATATCGGTGGCAACTAAGATGCGCACACTACCGGCTTTAAACTCGGCTAAAGCTTTGGTGCGGGCATTTTGGCTTTTGTTACCATGAATGGCTGCAGCTGGCAGGCCGTTTTTTGACAGGTATTCAGCCAAGCGGTTAGCGCCGTGCTTAGTGCGGGTAAATACTAAAACTTGCTCCCATGCACCCATGGTGATCAAGTGGGCTAATAAAGCGCGTTTGTGCGATGCCTGAATACGGTACACCCGTTGTTCAATACGCTCTACCGTAGTGTTGGGAGGCGTCACTTCAATGCGCTGGGGGTTGTGCAATAAACGGCCCGCTAAATTGGTGATGTCTTGCGAGAATGTTGCCGAGAACAGCAAGTTTTGGCGCTTGCTAGGTAATTTAGCCAGCACTTTCTTCACGTCATGAATAAAGCCCATATCGAGCATACGGTCGGCTTCATCCAGCACTAAAATTTCTACGCCGCTTAAATCAATTTTGCCTTGGTTGACCAAATCCAATAAACGACCTGGGCAAGCCACTAAAACATCTAAGCCTTTAGCGACCGCGTTGATTTGCGGGTTCATGCCGACGCCGCCAAAAATACAGGCGCTGACAAAAGGTAAGTCGCGGGCATACAGTCGAAAACTGTCGTGCACTTGCGCCGCCAGTTCACGTGTTGGTGTTAACACTAAGACACGGGGCTGACGCGGGCGGTGACGTTGTTCGCGGTCGGGCTTACCGTTAGGGAACAAGATTTCTAAAATAGGCAGAGCAAAGCCGCCAGTTTTACCGGTACCGGTTTGTGCGGCAACCATCAGGTCGCGGCCTTCGAGTGCCGGTGGAATAGCCAGTAATTGCACTGGCGATGGAGATGTATAGCCGGCAGCTTCAACGGCGTTGACCAGAGCCTGAGATAGGCCTAGCGAGGAAAAGGACATGCAGTCTTCCTGTGTGTCGGCGACCCGCCGACTTTGGGGCGCAAAATTATAAATGCTCCATACCAGCGCATAAAATATATGCACCCCATCCACGAGTTATGTCCTGCGCTGGGCATAAAGCTGGATGGAGGTATTTCGCTATAGTGGCACTTAGGCCTTATTTCAGCGGTTAAGCTGGAGATTATCCCAAACAGCTAAACTGGGTTCAGCTTGGTTAAGTGTGTAGAAGTGCAAGCCAGGCGCGCCACCTTCTAATAGGCGTTCGCACATGTTGGTAATAACTTCTTCACCAAAGGCTTGGATGCTTGCTATGTCGTCGCCGTACGCTTCCAGTTGTTTGCGTATCCAGCGCGGTAGCTCTGCACCACAAGAATCAGAGAATCGCGCCAATTTACTGTAATTGGTAATCGGCATAATGCCTGGCACGATTGGGATATCAATGCCTAGCTTACGCGTTCGCTCGACAAAATAGAAGTAACAATCTGGATTAAAGAAGTATTGGGTGATGGCGCTGTCGGAGCCAGCTTGCACTTTACGAGCAAAGTTTTGCAGGTCAACTTCAAAATCCCGCGCTTGTGGGTGCATCTCTGGATAGGCAGCTACTTCAATATAGAAGTGATCACCGGTCTCTGCGCGGATAAACTCCACCAGCTCATTGGCGTAGCGCAATTCACCGTTGGCCATACCCATCCCAGAGGGTAGGTCACCACGCAGGGCCACAATGCGTTTAATGCCAGCATCTTTATACAAATGCAGCAGTTCGCGTAAGTCTTCTTTACTGTCGCCGACACAGGATAAGTGCGGTGCAGTCGGGACTTTGATTTCGCCGTCTAATTGTAAAACGGTGTTTAAAGTGCGGTCACGGGTGGAGCCACCAGCGCCATAAGTGCAAGAGAAAAACTCAGGATTGTAAGTGGCTAGCTTGCTGGCTGTGGTGAGCAGCTTTGCGTGGCCAGCGTCGGTTTTGGTGGGGAAAAACTCAAAACTCACACGATGTTGATTGCTCATAGAATATGTCCCTAAATATGAAAATGTATGGGCAGTCGCAGTGAAAAAAGGGGCAGCTGTGCCACCCCTTCAAACTACTTAGTAGCGGTAGGTTTCTGGCTTGTAAGGGCCATCCACAGGTACACCAATGTAGTCAGCTTGCACATCAGTTAAGCGGGTAATGACGCCGCCAAAACCTTTAACCATTTCTAGAGCAACTTCTTCGTCGAGCTTTTTCGGTAACACTTCAACGGTTAATGCTGCTGCTTTTTGCTCAGCATTTAACTGGGCAAATTTGCGCTCAAATAAGTGCATTTGCGCAAGCACTTGGTTAGCAAAGGAACCGTCCATAATGCGGCTTGGGTGACCCGTCGCATTACCCAGGTTCACTAAGCGGCCTTCTGATAACAAAATTAAGTAGTCATCGTTGTGCGCATCAAATTCGCCAGCACCGGTGCGGTGAATTTTGTGCACCTGTGGCTTAACTTCTTCCCACGCCCAGTTTTTGCGCATAAATGCGGTGTCGATTTCATTGTCAAAGTGACCAATGTTGCAGACCACAGCGCGTTTTTTCAGGGCTTTAAGCATGCCGGCATCACAGACATTGGCGTTACCTGTGGTGGTAACGATCAAGTCTATTTTGCCTAACAGTGCTTTATCAATGCTGGCGTCGGTGCCGTCATTGTGACCATCGATGTAGGGTGATACCAACTCGTAACCGTCCATGCAGGCTTGCATCGCACAAATTGGGTCAACTTCAGAGACTTTAACAATCATGCCTTCCTGGTTCAGCGATTGTGCCGAGCCTTTACCCACATCACCGTAACCTATAACCAGAGCTTGCTTGCCTGACAGTAGGTTGTCAGTACCGCGCTTGATGGCATCGTTAAGGCTGTGGCGGCAACCGTATTTGTTGTCGTTTTTACTTTTGGTGACTGAGTCATTGACGTTGATGGCAGGTACTTTCAGCGTGCCTTTTTCCAGCATTTCTAGCAGGCGGTGTACGCCGGTGGTGGTTTCTTCAGTGACGCCGTGCACATTGTCTAGTACTTGTGGGAAGCGCTCGTGCAGGATCGCCGTAAGGTCACCGCCATCGTCAAGCACCATATTGGCATCCCAAGGTTGGCCGTCTTTAAGGATGGTTTGCTCGATACACCAGACGTACTCTTCTTCGGTTTCGCCTTTCCAAGCAAACACTGGAATACCTGCAGCCGCAATCGCCGCCGCGGCTTGGTCTTGGGTTGAGAAGATGTTGCAGCTAGACCAGCGCACTTCTGCACCCAATGCCGTCAGTGTTTCAATCAACACTGCAGTTTGAATGGTCATGTGAATACAGCCGAGAATTTTCGCACCTTTAAGCGGTTGCTCACCAGCGTACTTAGTACGCAAGCCCATTAAGGCTGGCATCTCAGATTCAGCAATAATAATTTCACGACGGCCCCAATCAGCCAGTGAAATATCCGCAACTTTATAATCAGTAAAATCAGCAACAGCGCTCATTGAAGAGTTCTCCATTCGTAATTAGCGAATGGGCGCCGTTTGCAAATATGCAGTTGTCGAGACAACTGGAAGGCAACTGTTTCGAGCCTGACAGGAGAATCCTGCTGCAGCGCCCCTCGAATCTGTTGGCGATCACGGCTGGGCCGTAATGCGCGAGTGATTATAGCGAGGCTTTGGCATTTGCCCAAGGGGTTAGCAATGAAGAATTTGTTTTGTATGGGGTAATTTGTATTAAGAAACCGCTGAATAACTACCTGCGTAGCTATCATTGCGTTAAAAACGTACTCAAAATGCTCATTTACTCGGTGTAAACTGCGCTTTCTCGTACGTTTTTGCCTTGTGCTAGCGTCCTCGGTAACGTTATTCAGAGGCTTCTTAAGGTAGCCATTCAAACGATAAAAATAATGAATGCAGGAGTAACTATGACAATTGCTTATTGGTGTGTGTTAGTGAGTATTTTGCTGCCATATATTTCTACGGTGTGGGCTAAAGCCAGTGCCGGGGGGTTTGCGCCGAAACATAATCATGATCCACGGGCTTTTTTAGCTACTGCGCAAGGGATGGCGCGGCGGGCAAATAATGCTCAGCAAAATGGTTTTGAAATTGCCCCAGCTTTTGCAGCTGCGGTAATTATTGCTCACTTAGCCGGAGGTGCTGAACAAGGACTGCTAGATCAGCTGGCGATCACCTTCGTTTTCAGTCGTGTGCTGTATACTCTGTGCTACATCGCGGACTGGGCCATTTTGCGTTCACTGGTATGGTTTTTAGGCTTGGGCTTAATTGTCAGTTTGTTTGTGGTGGCGGCTTAACGGGCTTGGTCTGTTTTTAACTATTATTTAAATTGTAAGTGGTGAGAGTGTGCTGAAACGTGGTTTTTTATTAGCGATAGTATTGAGTTTGGCTGCTTGTGGTGGTGTAGACCCTGATTCACCACTGGGCAAACGTAAGGCTGTATTCAAGAAAATGCTCAATGTGAGTGAGGATCTTGGCGGCATGTTGCGTGGCCGTATTGCTTATAACGAGCAGCTATTTGCGGAGTTGGCTGTGGAGCTGGATGAGCTGTCGCATGAGCCTTGGCAGTATTTTCCAACGGTTAAAGATGACGGTAAAACCTCAGCCCGCGATGATGTTTGGCAGCGTCAAGAGCGCTTTCAAGAGTTGGCGCGGCACTTAGAGGGCACAACTGCGCGTTTGGTGGCCAGCACCACTGAAGCACCCTTTAATAAAAGTGTTTTAGCCTTGCGCGTGCAAGCGGTAGAAGATTCTTGTGAGTCCTGTCACCAAGAGTTCCGCGTGTATTAAACAGTACAGCAGCGAACTGACTGTCAGCGTGTACCACCGGCAGTCAGTTCGTATGCGCAAGCTATTATTGCATTTGGAAGGATTCTAATAACGCCGGAATCCCTGGGAACATGCCGATCCCGGCCATGACCGCACACAGTAAAATAAAGACCATAGAGGGAATAATCCAGCGGTCAGTGCGGGTCATTTTTTCACCTCTTTCCTTGTCGCCAATAATGCCTATATTGTCCAGCAGCACCGTCAGTGACCAGCCAAATACTGGGTTCACCAGCGCCGATGAGAAAATCACAATGGCGGCCGACTGTGAGGTTTTGCCTTCACGGGTCATTTGCATGCCCGCTTCTAATAAGGGCAAGTACACCCCCACAATTAACGCTACGCTCAACACTGGCGGCCAAATGGCTAAGTCCATGGGATAACCCCAGACTGCTGCAATCACACAAAGCAAGCCGGTTAAGATTGCTCCTGCTGGAATTGGACGCTTAGCAATTGCGGCAGGGACAATATAAGTGCCCCATGATGAAGCAATATTGGCTCCGCCCAAGGCCGTACCCACCACTTGCCGTGCCGCAGCAACGCACATGGTGTCATCAATATTCATCACCACTTTTTTCGCGTCTTTTGGGTAGTTGAGGTACTGAAACGCACGGTGTCCAAGGAAGTCCGGTGACCACATGGCAATGGCCAAAACTGCAAAAGGGGTTACGGCAATAAATTGATGCAGTTCAGGTAAGCCCAGCTTCCAGCCGGTGTCGTCGCCCCACCAATAAGCTGGGTTTAGGTTTGGAATCCCCGGTTGTGTGGTGAATTCAAAGGGTGCGCCCAAGGCAAAAGCAATCACCGCAGCCAGCACCGCACCCAAAGGAATTGCTAGCCAGCGCTTACCAATATGCTCTAAATAGGCATACATAATGATGGTGGCTAACACCACGGTAAAGGCGATATGGCCGGCATCAAAGCCCTCGGCCCAAGCATAGAGGTACTTGATTTGCGAGGTCATGCCAATAAAGCCTAGGAACAGCAGCAACCCCCCACAGACCCCATCACTGGTGAGCCTCGCCAATAAACTACCGCCGCGAAATACGCCCAAGGTAAAGCCTAAGACACCGATCATAATGCCCAGCGCCATGGGATGACCGCCGGATGCCACAATAATAGGGATCAACGGGATCAGAGGGCCATGAGTACCCGCCAAGTTTGCGGTTGGGATCAGTACCCCAGAAAACAGCACCACGAATAACAGCGCAGCAATGAGCATTTCATAGCGGGCGTTTTCAATCACAAATGAAGCGGGTAGCCCTAAAGGCTCGGCGAATGCAGCAACAATCGCTGCGACCATGACAATTTTACCGATGGTTGCCGCCATGGCTGGCACCCAGTCCTCGGCCTCAAAACGGTAGTCACGAAAGGGTAAGTTTATGCGCCAACGTCTGGGCGACATAATGCTCAATTCATGTTCTAAGTAAGCTTGACGAGAAGCAAACTCGGAGCGCGGCCGGTGTAAGGCGCGATAGCTTTTAGGGTCATCATTTGCCATTTTTGTTGCTCTTGTAATATATGCGTAACACAAAAGACAGGCGCAGCAGGTTGCTGTGCAGTCACACAATGAGTGCGTTGTCTTGGCTAATATTTCTTATTGTTATGCGGGGCGCAGAGGCGCAGGTGAACAAACTGCCATGGGTTGCAGTTTAATAAGCGCGCGTATCATGGGCATTTGTCAGGGTTACGGCAATACGCCTTTTGGAGGGTGTTTATTTCTAAATGCTCTCTACCAACTCAGCTAAGTTGGCAGAGAACTGCAGTACGAGCGTGCTTAAAAGCCGTCAATGTCATGGTTTTGCAAGTTTAGTGCGGCAGTTTGTACTGCTGGGTGCTGAAAAAATGCCCAAGCACTGTGCGCCTGAGTCGAGCCTAAGTGGCGCTGTTGCTGCCAATCCTGAACGCTCAGGGCGGCAAGGCTGTGCCAATTGTCACCGGGTTTTATAGTGATACTGGCTGGCGCGCCCAAGGCTCTTAACCAACGCTGGAAAGGCTGCTGTTTGGCTTGAGCAAAGGCAGCAGCGGTGTGCTGGCTGCGCTTTAGGGCAAAGTTGGGTAGTTGCTGTAAGTCACTAGCGCTAAGCGTTAACCAGTCAGTCAGCTGGCTAATATAGTTGGCATCCACTAAGGCTTGCCATGTTTGTAGGCCAAGCCCTGACATGGCTAAATTATTCTTCTGGCCCAGCCAGTGCAGGCGGGCCAGAAACTGCTGTTGGCAGACTGGGCTGTTTTGCCAGCAGCTTAAAGCATGGTAGTGCGCAGCATGCGGTGTTTCGATGGTTTGCCGTTGTGGACTGCGCCAGACGACTTCTTTCAGTTGCGGAATGGCATGCCCAGACAGCGCAATCGCCACATGATCGCCTTTGCTTAAGCGCAGTTTTGCCAAACGGGTCAGCGAACCCAGGCTCACTTTGCGAATGGTTTTGTCATCTAGGCTGACCGCCTGCACATGTGCGATAGGCGTAATGCGGCCACTGCGGCCAATGTTAAATGTGACATCGGTAACCGAAGTGAGCGCTTGTTGCAGCGGGTATTTTAACGCCACCGCCCAAAATGGCGGATAAGCGCTGCGCGCATGTTGAATGTTGCGCGTACTCTGCTTAATGACTAAACCATCACTGGCAAAGGGCAGCTCTGTGCGATACCAATAATCGCGCCAGTGTTTAGCTTCGGCTAAGTTGTGAATGGGTTGGCTATAGGCACCGCTGTCATTAAAGCCTAAATCCTGCAGTGTGCTTAAGCGTTCGGGCATGCTGGTCGGTCCATCGGGCCACTCCCAAACAAATAGACCAATTGTATTTCCAACGCTCGTTGTCAGTTGCTTGCGATTGAGCAGCCCAGCAACTTGGCTGCGGGCACTGCTACCACCATCACGCTGCTGAATATGTCTCGGCTGTTTTAAGTACAGCTCGCCTTGTAGGGTTATCTGCTTGCGTTGTGTTGCCAGTTGCTTGGGGATCGCAGCAATAGCTTGAGCATGCTTTAACCAGTTTTGTCCGCTTAAACCGTCACCACGGCTGAGTACTTGTTTGAGTTGGCCGTGGCTGTACACCAAGGTCACTGCCACTCCATCCACTTTTGGTTGCGCCCATAAATCTGCACGTTGCTGCATCCAGTCTTGTAGCTGGGTTTCACTGAGCTTGCTTAAACCCATTTGGCTAAAAGGTAGTGCTTGACTGCCCCGTGCTGACTGCAGGGCAGTGGCGGCCGGCTCCGGCGCAGCAGCAGGGGTAAAGCACGTTTGCCAGAGCTGTAATTGTGCGCGGGCTTGATCGTAGAGTTCGTCAGCAATGGGCGAGGTGGCGTCACGGTGATAGCTGCGATCCCAAACGGCAAGACGCTGCTGTAACGTGCTGATTTCTTGCTCGGCTTGAGTGTGAGTCCACGTTGGGCAAGCCGCTACAGCGGATAAATTGATCAGCAGCATCATGCTGCCAACGCAGATTGATACAATAGTACGCAACATATTGAGCATCCTTGCTAGTGATATGGCTGCATTCAGTGTAGTCGAAAATATTCCAGTGTCTTGGTTAAGGTTGTTGTAAGGCATGAAGATTAGACTGCAGCGTATAACGTGTTCAGAGGCGATCAAAATGAAAAAGGTGATGTACGCTGTAGCTATCTTGGTGGTGGCTGTTTGGGGCTTAACAGTGGTTGGGCACAACCCACCCATGGATGTGTGGTGGTGGCGCAAACAGCTAATTAATCTGACCGGCTTAGGTTCTTTTGTCTTGATGTCGTTGATTATGCTGCTGGCGGTGCGTCCGCTGTGGTTGGAAAAACGACTGCACGGCCTAGATAAAATGTACCGCCTACATAAGTGGGCTGGGATCTGGGCGATTGCCTTAGCCATTGCTCACTACGGATTAAAATTATCTAAAAGTGTTTTAAGTGAGTTTTTTGTACGCGGAGCTAAAGAGGCGCGCATAGAAACATTTTTAGATGCGTTTCGTGGTGCTGCTAAAGATCTTGGCGAATGGTCGGTGTGGATTTTGGGCATCATGCTAGTGATCACTCTTTGGCAGCGCTTTCCGTACCATATTTGGCGTTACGCGCATAAGATTTTATCGGTTATTTATCTGCTGATTGCTTTCCACAGCGTTGTTTTAGCACCTGCGGGCTGGTGGTTAGAGCCGGCTGGGGTATTGCTGGCGCTGGTCACTGCGGTTGGTTCGTATTGTGCGATTGTGGCCTTGACGGGCAGCATTGGTCGTGGCCGTCGCTATCCGGGTAAGGTTTTGCGTGTGAAGCGGCATCAGGGTGATGTACTGGAGGTGACTTGCCAGCTTCCTAAGAGCTGGTCGCACCGGCCTGGACAGTTTGCTTTTCTTACCTTTGATCGCTTTGAGGGTGCACACCCTTTTACCGTGAACAGTTCCGACCATGCGGATGGGCAGGTGAGTTTTGCGATTAAAGCCTTGGGTGATTACACCTCACGCTTACAAACTGAACTGGATGTAGGCCGCAAAGTCATTGCTGAAGGGCCCTATGGCCACTTTGATTTGCAGTTAGAGGGTGACAGTGAGCAGGTTTGGGTTGCTGCAGGCATTGGGGTAACACCATTTATTGCTTGGCTTGAGGCTTTGCAAGCACAGCCTGAGCGCGCACCGCAAGCCACTTTATATTACTGCGTAAACAATACTGCCGAAGGGGTCTTTGCCGAAAAACTGCAACGCTTAGCCGCTGCTGTACCAAATGTTACGTTGCATGTGCATTGCAGCGATGAGCAGGGGCATTTATGTGCTGAGCAAGCTTTGCAAGGCTGCGCTGCTGATACGCAAGTATGGTTTTGTGGCCCACAAGGCTTTGCCGATGCTTTGCAAAAAGGTATGCAAAATTTGGGTTTCCCAGCAGAAAACTTCCATAAAGAGTATTTTCAAATGCGTTAAGTAAGCGCAGCTCTGTATTAGGCACAGGGAAGTGCTTATAAAATATCCTTGTGAACCTCCTCCAGTCCTTGCGAACGCAGTGAAGCAATCCACCGAGCAAGCAGTACGCTGCCAAACTATAGGGTGCTGCTTTATTTTGAGGCTCTGGTGATTACCGCCATTTGCGCATCAGCGATTAAGTGCTTTTGGCTTGCTGCTTTAGCGCGCCAGAGCATGGCGGTATTTTCACAACGCTCAACGCCCAAACCTTGCTGATACAGCTCACTTAAATAATGCATGGCATCGGCATGCTGCTGTTGCGCCGCCAGTAAAAACCACTGTAAAGCAATGTCGGGGCGGTTTTGTTCAAGGAGCAGTAGTGCGACGTCATTTTGCGCCGCGCTATCGCCTTTGTCAGCTTCTATAAGCAACACGCGGTCCCCCCCCCCAGCGGGTTCGTCAGAAAGCTGCACGCAGAGGTGCTCGGCGATGTCAGTCAGTGCCAGCATTACCCGTCCGCGCTCGTCCATACTGTGCCGTTGTAAGGTGCCCGCGCTTAAACGACGCCATAGGGTGCGTTTACTCAGGTCCATCATTAGCGCGGCAGTATCAATACTGACAACATCGTTCACAATACTTTCTCCACAATTGATTGGCAGGCCTAAGAATGCACTGAATGGCCACGCAACAGCAACCACCACGCTGTTTTCTTTGCGAACCCTATCCCGTCCTTGCGAACGGCACCCCGTCATTACGAATCCCACCCCGCCATTGCGAACCCACCCCGTCCTTGCGAACGCAGTGAAGCAATCCACCCCGCCAACCACGCGCTACCCAAGCCATAAACTGCCACGTCGCTGCGCTCCTCGCAGAGACACTCGCTGTCACAGCACGCCACTGTGTCACAGCAGATTGTCACAGTTCTTCAGTGTGACAAGCCTGTCTGTCATAGCAAAGCGCTGTGACAAACCCACTTCGATTATTGGCTCAATAACAGCAAAATCCACTGCTTTTAAAATACTTTATTAAATATAGATAAATACTGTAAGCCTTGTATTTAGTGGCTTGCGTGGCATTTTCGCGTCTTTTTTAGTCAGGTTTAAGTGTGCTTTTTACCCTGCTTTGCGTCGCTGCAAAAAAGCTGGCACAGCCGTTGCAATAACCCTTATAGGTCACAAGGCCTTTATTTTTAAATACAACGGAGCTTCAAGAATGAAAGCACAAATGCAAAAGGGTTTTACCCTAATTGAATTAATGATCGTAGTGGCGATTATTGGGATTTTGGCGGCGATCGCGATCCCGCAATATCAAGACTACACAGCACGCGCACAAATGACTCGCGTGTTTGGCGAAATCAGCGCTCTTAAAACAGCTGCAGAAGCGGCTATTTTACAAGGGCAAGTAATTGCTGCTGAAGATAAAGCGGCAACAGCTGATGCACCGGCTGAAGTTAGTCTAGGATTTAATGATTCATCGTTGCTTGCAGCTGGCAGTGACGGCCAACTGACTATAACA
Encoded here:
- a CDS encoding BCCT family transporter gives rise to the protein MEKTSENSKTISPPVFYTSALLIAVLVISASIFPKSLQEFFEQVQSWILENVSWFYILTLALILLATVFLAASRYGDIKLGPDHSKPDYKNTSWFAMLFSAGMGIGLMFFGVAEPVMHFVAPPVGDPNTVEAAKEAMKLTFFHWGLHAWAVYAVVALILAFFAYRHGLPLTLRSALYPLIGDRIYGPIGHAVDIFAVISTVLGIATSLGYGVLQINSGFNYLFDLPIGTNTQVILIVVITALATLSVATGLDKGVKRLSELNLLLAVVLLTLVLILGPTALLLKSFVENTGGYLSDIVNKTFNLFAYEPTDWLGGWTLLYWGWWISWSPFVGMFIARVSRGRTIREFITGILLVPTGFTFMWMTVFGNTSIHLIMKEGMTSLAETVSADSSLALFAFLEHFPFSTFLSMVAVCMVILFFVTSADSGSLVIDMLASGGQTETPLWQRVFWASSTGVVAIALLMSGGLAALQTATIASALPFSVVLLIAIWGLFKALHIDSTKRVLRQQSATHHSRQQQKTGGWQRRLRSMVMFPRRSHVNRFMDEVVVPAFEEVAMELRKQGYSVEVTERDDDKRCKIEVQHHLEANFIYEVRARAYARPDLMQEDSPEDEDSGQEEREERKYFRAEVHLMEGGQDYDIMGWSRDEVIDDILDQYEQHMHFLHVVR
- a CDS encoding MAPEG family protein, whose product is MTIAYWCVLVSILLPYISTVWAKASAGGFAPKHNHDPRAFLATAQGMARRANNAQQNGFEIAPAFAAAVIIAHLAGGAEQGLLDQLAITFVFSRVLYTLCYIADWAILRSLVWFLGLGLIVSLFVVAA
- a CDS encoding DEAD/DEAH box helicase, whose product is MSFSSLGLSQALVNAVEAAGYTSPSPVQLLAIPPALEGRDLMVAAQTGTGKTGGFALPILEILFPNGKPDREQRHRPRQPRVLVLTPTRELAAQVHDSFRLYARDLPFVSACIFGGVGMNPQINAVAKGLDVLVACPGRLLDLVNQGKIDLSGVEILVLDEADRMLDMGFIHDVKKVLAKLPSKRQNLLFSATFSQDITNLAGRLLHNPQRIEVTPPNTTVERIEQRVYRIQASHKRALLAHLITMGAWEQVLVFTRTKHGANRLAEYLSKNGLPAAAIHGNKSQNARTKALAEFKAGSVRILVATDIAARGLDIDQLPHVVNFELPNVEEDYVHRIGRTGRAGRSGLAVSLVAPDEERLLKGIERMTRQKIEDGDTFGFDPSSVVIEKPEPRAPRPPRGGGRSATPRTTDKAKNPDKPRAKRPAARNPERTDSTATATDKPAPRTRNPRNTRNQRSAAAPIVGAPELPPNRDPEVFLDDAIDNFGNSVDYVSPYQNKGRGRRPNSNTPAGAQPRGARPARANNPAAATDKRRAPKKPRNNPRRNDSRAALGSNEPAVSREAPQPLIIRKGERLPSLEQLEQLESRTRNKERPALLTSRTD
- a CDS encoding c-type cytochrome, whose protein sequence is MLKRGFLLAIVLSLAACGGVDPDSPLGKRKAVFKKMLNVSEDLGGMLRGRIAYNEQLFAELAVELDELSHEPWQYFPTVKDDGKTSARDDVWQRQERFQELARHLEGTTARLVASTTEAPFNKSVLALRVQAVEDSCESCHQEFRVY
- the metF gene encoding methylenetetrahydrofolate reductase [NAD(P)H], whose product is MSNQHRVSFEFFPTKTDAGHAKLLTTASKLATYNPEFFSCTYGAGGSTRDRTLNTVLQLDGEIKVPTAPHLSCVGDSKEDLRELLHLYKDAGIKRIVALRGDLPSGMGMANGELRYANELVEFIRAETGDHFYIEVAAYPEMHPQARDFEVDLQNFARKVQAGSDSAITQYFFNPDCYFYFVERTRKLGIDIPIVPGIMPITNYSKLARFSDSCGAELPRWIRKQLEAYGDDIASIQAFGEEVITNMCERLLEGGAPGLHFYTLNQAEPSLAVWDNLQLNR
- the ahcY gene encoding adenosylhomocysteinase, which gives rise to MSAVADFTDYKVADISLADWGRREIIIAESEMPALMGLRTKYAGEQPLKGAKILGCIHMTIQTAVLIETLTALGAEVRWSSCNIFSTQDQAAAAIAAAGIPVFAWKGETEEEYVWCIEQTILKDGQPWDANMVLDDGGDLTAILHERFPQVLDNVHGVTEETTTGVHRLLEMLEKGTLKVPAINVNDSVTKSKNDNKYGCRHSLNDAIKRGTDNLLSGKQALVIGYGDVGKGSAQSLNQEGMIVKVSEVDPICAMQACMDGYELVSPYIDGHNDGTDASIDKALLGKIDLIVTTTGNANVCDAGMLKALKKRAVVCNIGHFDNEIDTAFMRKNWAWEEVKPQVHKIHRTGAGEFDAHNDDYLILLSEGRLVNLGNATGHPSRIMDGSFANQVLAQMHLFERKFAQLNAEQKAAALTVEVLPKKLDEEVALEMVKGFGGVITRLTDVQADYIGVPVDGPYKPETYRY